The genomic interval GACAAAAAGTTATCATCTGCTTCACAGGAACGGGACATCCAACAACTTCAGGCGTCCCGTGTCATTTTTGTTAAAAGCCGAGGTCATGACATAGAGAAAGCGGACTTCACTACAGCGTTTGGAACTACTCAAGTTCTGAACCCTGCATACAACATCCTTACCTTTTCTCTATACCGGATCCCGATCACCATTTCCTTATTGAGCGTAGTTTCAATAACATTGCCGCTAATGGCTATGATCGAATTTTTGGAAATAATACATGACCGGTTTATGCGGATAAAGTGCTTCCTGCCGAGATAGGTCTCTACCAGCGACATGGACAAGTGAGTAACATATTTTTTACCCTTGTGGTGTATGACAATATAATCCTTTAGCCCCTCTACCAAATGAATGTCCTGCTTCCACATCCTATATATTTTCTTGTCGCATTTTATCCATACGTGCTCTTCTTCCTCGTATATGTTCATCGAAAGGTCAGAGGTGGCTGTACCGGCGCCGTTTGCAGCGGCAATCAGCTCCATGTCGTCAGGTTCCGTTAGCTGGCTGTTGGACATCAATTTATTGAAGGACCTGCTGAAACTTTCATAAGACAAAGGTTTCATCAGGTAGTCATACACATTGTAGCGGTAACCTTCAATGGCGTATTTCGTTTCGTGCGACACAATGATGAGATGTTTACACAAGTTTGAAATACGGGCGAGGTTGTCGTATTCTCTTAAACCTGACATATGAATATCAACATAGATGATCTCGGGTTTAAGGAACGATGAATGATTGAGGGCATTGTCAATATCATGATAGCTACCGGCCAGCTCTACATGATTTGTCTTGTGGATATATTCTTTGAGCAAGCTGGCTGACTCCAGATCATTATCTACAATGACTGCATTTAAGGACGTATTTACCATAACGAAGGCATTTAGCTAGGTAGAAAGATTGAGACATAATAAGTGGTGGACCGAGGAATTTTATATGGGTTTCATTAAGCTCGACATGAATGATTAACAACGAGAATCAAACATGCCTGTCAGGATCTGTCGCAATAAATACTTGTGGGTATAACAAAATACATTATTTACGAACCTGATAACCTAAAATAGTAATTATTTCTTTTAAGTCCAAAATTTTTTGATGGAGTAAAATGCAGCAAATGGTGAGTACGAAACAATGATGTCTTTTTGCAGTGGATATGGATTTACTATCCGGCAGCACCCACTGCCGGGGCTGCCGGAATTATCTAAAGGTAACTTGGTATCTTACTTTTCAACTTCCAAGTGAAAAGTAAATATTGTTGGCGAATCTGTTACTGACCAGGTAAGAATGTTTGAGAAAGCTGTCGAAAAAAGTAGTCGCGCGCAAACGATCAAGGTCTGCCAGACAATGCTCTTCCAGTTCCCCGAAAACAGCTGTACAATCAGACAGCTCAATGTCTCCCCGTATGTCCATTACGGTGTTTCCGGTATAAGAATCATAAAGATGATACTCTTTTACGGTAGCATCCGGCTTGAATGATTTGATGACGCTCCAGACCATTTCTCCTGGTAAAGTGACATCCCATTTGATCTGATTTCTATGCAGGAAAAGTATGCTTCCGTCCGGTGCGTACTGAACGATAGTGTTGCCGGCAAAATTACCACGTGAGTCGAATTGCCCGCAAGCCCCCGGCTCTTTCTCTATCATGTGAAATGGAGCTTTTAATGCAAACCATGCAAATCTGAACGTATCCTTGTCGCCATGTAACATTTTGTAATAGTCCTTACTATTGCTGTTAAAAAAGCAGCAAAGATTCAGCGCCTGCCAGCAGCGTTCCTTGTCGATCAGTAGCTGCCCGCTTTCCTGTTCCTGTGACTGATATTGATCGCTTTCTGTAATGCGCCAGATAGGATTATCCGCGGATGTTTTCCAATAGTCCGGCCAGAAAAGCGCCCCATTATCCAGGTATTCCGGACAAGAGAACAGAAATGTGGGGTCCTTTACACAGATGTTATCTGCATCAACGAAAAGCACTTCTTTGAAAGCGCTTTTTATAATGGCCAACGATTTTAGATTGTATTTATACAGTGGTAATGTATCGTAATCATAGTCGTAGAAATCTTTACATTCCACAGATAGCTCTTCCAGTTTCTGAACAGCCTCCCTGGATAATTCATTTCCAAGATACCATACCTCGATCGGCAGCGTACATCCTAATCTTCTGAGCTGGCAGATCGCAATATAACAGCATGTGAAATATTTCAGCCCACCGGCACAAAAGACAATCCCTTTTCCACTGAAAGTGTTTGGATAGTCTTCCATATCGCTGACAAA from Chitinophaga filiformis carries:
- a CDS encoding LytR/AlgR family response regulator transcription factor; the protein is MVNTSLNAVIVDNDLESASLLKEYIHKTNHVELAGSYHDIDNALNHSSFLKPEIIYVDIHMSGLREYDNLARISNLCKHLIIVSHETKYAIEGYRYNVYDYLMKPLSYESFSRSFNKLMSNSQLTEPDDMELIAAANGAGTATSDLSMNIYEEEEHVWIKCDKKIYRMWKQDIHLVEGLKDYIVIHHKGKKYVTHLSMSLVETYLGRKHFIRINRSCIISKNSIIAISGNVIETTLNKEMVIGIRYREKVRMLYAGFRT
- a CDS encoding alpha-1,3-mannosyltransferase family protein, which encodes MKRMFGFDGIRLTRAEFCEASISSLNSAWKKFVSDMEDYPNTFSGKGIVFCAGGLKYFTCCYIAICQLRRLGCTLPIEVWYLGNELSREAVQKLEELSVECKDFYDYDYDTLPLYKYNLKSLAIIKSAFKEVLFVDADNICVKDPTFLFSCPEYLDNGALFWPDYWKTSADNPIWRITESDQYQSQEQESGQLLIDKERCWQALNLCCFFNSNSKDYYKMLHGDKDTFRFAWFALKAPFHMIEKEPGACGQFDSRGNFAGNTIVQYAPDGSILFLHRNQIKWDVTLPGEMVWSVIKSFKPDATVKEYHLYDSYTGNTVMDIRGDIELSDCTAVFGELEEHCLADLDRLRATTFFDSFLKHSYLVSNRFANNIYFSLGS